The proteins below come from a single Paludibacter jiangxiensis genomic window:
- the purL gene encoding phosphoribosylformylglycinamidine synthase: MITFFKSPDSHIIAVQSKEAFTSSDLEKLTWLFENATVVQEDEIIGTFIGPRREMITPWSTNAVEITQNMGIDGILRIEEFFPADAQDDHDPMLQRVYARLTQDIFTISKTPDPIRYIDDIASYNKSEGLALNDDEIEYLNGVSEKIGRKLTDSEVFGFSQVNSEHCRHKIFNGQYIIDGEEKPSTLFQLIKKTSTTNPNKLVSAYKDNVAFSEGPVVEQFAPNESEKPGFFETKPFESVISLKAETHNFPTTVEPFNGAATGTGGEIRDRLGGGKASLPIAGTAVYMTSYARNDASRAWEQNIPARKWLYQTPEQILIKASNGASDFGNKFGQPLICGSLLTFEHTENGKEYGYDKVIMQAGGVGYAKKKDCLKGDPQPGQKVIVMGGDNYRIGMGGGAVSSVDTGQYDNSIELNAVQRANPEMQKRVANVIRALAEADETPIVSIHDHGAGGHLNCLSELVEATGGKIDMSQLPVGDPTLSAKEIIGNESQERMGLLVEEKEIEHIRKIAERERAPLYVVGETTGDMQFVFEQKDGERPIDLRLDYMIGKPPRTIITDTTNDDKYAPVAADATQVYKYIENVLQLESVACKDWLTNKVDRSVTGKIAKQQTAGEIQLPLNDVAVVALDYRGKAGIATSIGHASMAALVDPEAGSVLAIAESLTNLVWAPLADGLKSVSLSANWMWPCKNPGEDSRLYRAVEACSRFACELGINIPTGKDSLSMTQKYGDEKVLSPGTVIISAAGEVSDIRKTISPVLINDPDSTLYLIDFSNTDLQLGGSALAQTLNLLGDATPNVSSAAYFSRAFNAVQTLINKGLVLAGHDISAGGLLTALLEMCFANTKGGLQVNLNNVSEKIIGELELLFAENPAVLVQVKDTKAVEAVLNESSIYYAAIAKPVEERYVSVEYNDFKFKFDVDRLRYLWYKPSYLLDRRQSGEACAEARFNNYKDQPLQYSFNSDFSGKMSQYGISPDREPSGIKAAIIREKGTNGEREMAYALYLAGFDVKDVHATDLATGRETLEDVNFVVFCGGFSNSDVLGSAKGWAGGLLFNEKAKAAIDNFYARPDTLSLGICNGCQLMVELNLLHPDHAERPHMLHNDSHKFESCFVGVNIPKNDSVLFSSMTGSSLGIWVAHGEGKFKFPYAENKYNIVAKYNYGEYPGNPNGSDFAAAGICSDNGRHLAMMPHLERAIFPWQWAHYPLDRKATDEITPWIEAFVNARKWIENK; encoded by the coding sequence ATGATAACATTTTTCAAATCCCCTGACAGTCATATAATTGCTGTCCAATCAAAAGAGGCTTTCACCTCGTCTGACCTTGAGAAATTAACCTGGTTATTCGAGAATGCCACCGTTGTGCAAGAAGATGAAATCATTGGCACTTTCATAGGCCCACGCCGCGAAATGATAACGCCGTGGAGTACAAATGCCGTCGAAATTACTCAGAACATGGGAATTGACGGCATTTTGCGTATAGAAGAGTTCTTCCCAGCCGATGCACAGGATGACCATGACCCGATGTTGCAACGTGTTTATGCACGCTTAACGCAGGACATTTTCACCATCAGCAAAACTCCGGATCCTATCCGTTACATCGACGATATCGCTTCTTATAACAAAAGCGAAGGTCTTGCCCTGAATGACGATGAAATTGAATACCTGAACGGCGTAAGTGAAAAAATAGGCCGAAAACTGACGGACAGCGAAGTATTCGGATTTTCTCAGGTAAATTCGGAACACTGTCGTCATAAAATATTCAACGGTCAATATATTATAGACGGAGAAGAAAAACCTTCGACTCTTTTCCAACTGATCAAAAAAACATCGACCACCAATCCCAACAAACTGGTTTCGGCCTACAAAGACAACGTTGCTTTCAGCGAAGGCCCTGTTGTTGAACAATTCGCCCCCAACGAAAGCGAAAAACCGGGATTCTTTGAAACAAAACCTTTTGAATCGGTTATTTCTCTGAAAGCCGAAACACATAACTTCCCAACCACAGTAGAACCATTCAACGGAGCCGCAACCGGAACCGGAGGGGAAATCCGCGACCGTCTCGGTGGTGGAAAAGCAAGCTTACCCATTGCTGGTACCGCGGTTTACATGACCTCTTACGCCCGCAATGATGCTTCACGTGCCTGGGAACAAAACATTCCAGCCCGCAAATGGTTGTACCAAACTCCGGAACAAATTCTTATCAAGGCTTCAAACGGTGCCAGCGATTTCGGAAATAAATTCGGACAACCGCTTATCTGCGGATCTTTGCTGACTTTTGAACACACCGAAAACGGCAAAGAATATGGCTACGACAAAGTAATTATGCAGGCCGGTGGTGTAGGTTATGCAAAAAAGAAAGATTGCCTCAAAGGTGATCCTCAACCCGGTCAGAAAGTAATTGTGATGGGTGGCGACAACTACCGTATCGGTATGGGCGGTGGTGCAGTATCATCCGTAGACACAGGACAATATGACAATTCTATCGAATTAAACGCTGTTCAACGTGCCAATCCGGAAATGCAAAAGCGCGTTGCCAACGTAATCCGTGCACTGGCAGAAGCGGACGAAACACCTATTGTTTCTATCCACGACCATGGTGCAGGTGGTCACTTGAACTGTCTCTCTGAATTGGTGGAAGCTACCGGTGGCAAAATCGACATGAGCCAACTTCCGGTAGGCGACCCTACCCTTTCGGCCAAAGAAATCATCGGTAACGAAAGTCAGGAACGCATGGGCTTGCTGGTGGAAGAAAAAGAAATTGAACATATCCGCAAAATTGCAGAACGCGAACGCGCACCGCTTTACGTGGTTGGCGAAACAACCGGCGATATGCAATTTGTTTTTGAACAAAAAGACGGTGAACGTCCTATCGACCTGCGTTTGGATTACATGATCGGGAAACCGCCACGCACCATTATTACCGACACTACCAACGACGACAAATATGCACCTGTAGCCGCTGACGCTACTCAGGTTTACAAATACATCGAAAACGTACTGCAACTGGAAAGTGTTGCCTGCAAAGACTGGCTCACAAACAAAGTTGACCGTTCGGTAACCGGTAAAATTGCCAAACAACAGACAGCCGGTGAAATTCAATTACCGTTGAATGACGTTGCTGTTGTTGCTCTCGACTACCGAGGCAAAGCAGGTATCGCAACCTCTATCGGTCATGCTTCGATGGCCGCGCTGGTTGATCCTGAAGCCGGTTCTGTTCTTGCAATTGCCGAATCACTGACCAATTTAGTTTGGGCTCCGCTTGCCGATGGATTGAAGAGTGTTTCTCTCAGTGCCAACTGGATGTGGCCTTGCAAAAACCCGGGCGAAGACTCACGTTTGTATCGCGCGGTTGAAGCTTGCAGCCGTTTTGCCTGCGAATTAGGCATCAACATTCCTACAGGGAAAGACAGTCTCTCGATGACACAGAAATACGGAGACGAAAAAGTGTTATCACCGGGTACCGTTATCATCTCTGCCGCAGGCGAAGTGAGCGATATCCGCAAAACGATTTCACCGGTTTTGATTAATGACCCGGACTCGACTCTTTACCTGATTGATTTCTCAAATACCGATTTACAATTAGGAGGTTCGGCATTGGCTCAAACATTGAATTTGCTTGGCGATGCAACACCAAACGTGAGCAGCGCTGCTTATTTCAGCCGGGCATTCAACGCCGTTCAAACCCTGATCAACAAGGGCCTGGTTCTGGCCGGACACGACATTTCTGCAGGAGGTCTTCTCACTGCGCTGCTCGAAATGTGCTTTGCGAACACCAAAGGCGGCTTGCAGGTCAATCTGAACAACGTTTCCGAAAAAATTATAGGCGAACTGGAACTGCTCTTTGCAGAAAACCCTGCTGTATTGGTTCAGGTGAAAGATACAAAAGCAGTTGAAGCCGTATTGAACGAAAGCAGCATTTACTACGCTGCGATTGCAAAACCGGTGGAAGAAAGATATGTTTCGGTAGAATACAACGACTTCAAATTCAAATTTGACGTCGATCGTCTGCGCTATCTTTGGTACAAACCATCGTACCTGCTCGACCGCAGACAAAGCGGGGAAGCTTGTGCCGAAGCCCGTTTCAACAATTACAAAGACCAACCGCTCCAATACAGTTTCAACAGCGATTTCAGCGGAAAAATGAGCCAGTATGGCATATCTCCCGACCGCGAACCGTCGGGCATCAAAGCTGCCATTATCCGTGAAAAAGGAACCAATGGAGAACGCGAAATGGCTTATGCGCTCTACCTTGCCGGATTTGACGTGAAAGACGTTCATGCTACCGACCTTGCAACAGGACGTGAAACCCTGGAAGATGTCAACTTCGTTGTTTTCTGTGGCGGTTTCTCTAACTCCGACGTTCTGGGTTCTGCCAAAGGATGGGCCGGCGGCTTGCTGTTTAACGAAAAAGCAAAAGCTGCTATCGACAATTTCTATGCCCGTCCCGACACGTTAAGCCTCGGTATCTGCAACGGTTGCCAGTTAATGGTGGAATTAAATCTGCTCCACCCGGATCATGCCGAACGTCCTCATATGTTGCACAACGATTCGCACAAATTCGAATCTTGTTTTGTTGGCGTGAACATTCCAAAGAACGATTCGGTTCTTTTCAGCTCAATGACAGGAAGCAGCCTGGGTATCTGGGTAGCTCACGGAGAAGGAAAGTTCAAATTCCCATATGCTGAAAATAAGTACAACATCGTGGCTAAATACAACTACGGCGAATATCCGGGTAACCCTAACGGTTCCGATTTTGCCGCAGCCGGTATTTGCTCAGACAATGGTCGTCACCTGGCTATGATGCCTCACCTGGAAAGAGCAATTTTCCCATGGCAATGGGCTCACTACCCTCTCGACCGCAAAGCAACGGACGAAATCACCCCATGGATCGAAGCATTTGTTAATGCCCGCAAATGGATTGAAAACAAATAA
- a CDS encoding substrate-binding domain-containing protein, with amino-acid sequence MKKYWLLIPVVCLLASVLYSCSHGLKKKENIIIAVIPKIDNEIFDQVKESAMQAGKKLGITVTWEAPTSNDGAKQKALIENLIKYKVDGIIISCNDEEMLREPINKAIKAGIKVGTFDSDCAKSDRLFYVGSNNIKAGKVCGQTMFQLFNKAKKKPQHILVLSGGINASNMKERFSGFQMEMGNDKISTVIYTFEMEGYGEELLTMNLKKNKNIDAVQMIWGLPALRGVDSIPALSNFMKKGGIAVFFDTSKPLLKYIKDHPNCATMKQDFHGMGYYSVENMYNAIMKLPYEKEMAFDVKVIDQSNAAEELKNW; translated from the coding sequence ATGAAAAAGTATTGGCTATTAATTCCGGTAGTTTGTCTGTTGGCAAGCGTATTATACTCTTGCTCACACGGCTTGAAAAAGAAAGAAAATATCATTATCGCGGTAATTCCCAAAATTGACAATGAGATTTTCGATCAGGTAAAGGAGAGCGCCATGCAGGCGGGGAAAAAGCTTGGCATTACCGTCACGTGGGAAGCTCCGACGTCGAACGATGGGGCAAAACAAAAAGCATTGATTGAAAACCTGATAAAATACAAGGTAGATGGTATTATTATCAGTTGCAATGACGAAGAAATGCTGAGAGAGCCCATTAACAAAGCTATAAAAGCAGGCATTAAGGTCGGCACTTTCGACTCTGACTGTGCAAAAAGTGACCGTTTATTTTATGTCGGATCTAACAACATCAAAGCAGGCAAAGTTTGCGGCCAAACCATGTTCCAGCTTTTTAACAAAGCAAAGAAAAAACCACAACATATCCTGGTGTTAAGCGGTGGAATCAACGCCAGTAATATGAAAGAACGTTTTAGCGGATTCCAGATGGAAATGGGCAATGACAAAATCAGCACGGTAATTTACACGTTCGAAATGGAAGGATATGGAGAAGAACTTCTAACCATGAACCTAAAGAAAAATAAAAACATAGATGCCGTCCAGATGATTTGGGGACTTCCGGCACTGAGAGGCGTTGATAGTATCCCCGCCTTATCCAATTTCATGAAAAAAGGAGGAATTGCCGTTTTCTTTGACACATCGAAACCGTTATTGAAATACATCAAAGATCATCCGAACTGCGCTACCATGAAGCAGGATTTCCATGGCATGGGCTACTATTCCGTCGAAAACATGTACAACGCAATCATGAAGCTTCCTTACGAAAAAGAAATGGCCTTTGATGTAAAGGTTATAGACCAATCGAATGCTGCAGAAGAGCTCAAAAACTGGTAA
- a CDS encoding MBG domain-containing protein, whose translation MKTQVYSSSPKRKQTFLISFLVMLFCALCSTNLYAQDQEAYVETDAPDYAPGSTVLIAGEYWTPGETVYLKVTHLSPLPVPDVTGVTPNPYDAWTVIADANGEVHATWYVNDFEAGAQLQLEAYTASGYDYRVFFTDGAGKTNYYPSSYINFSGENSYCKDATASPLSISWNNTACTYAPGNKDTYLPIIITWYKNTTNSTTDGTAVAIDNTKTASTTSATYTPPTNAVGTLYYYVTVSWSGGNSGNGCSALGAITSGIQTITINTTPSITTQPNSTTITYGANTSFTVAASGTTPLSYKWQVNTGSGFTDISNGGVYSGATSVTLTLTKPAVAMSGYQYRCVVSNICGSVTSNAAALTVNKAESTITATGPTSFTYSGSPQGPDGSSVTGSTGTVTFSYIGMSNGSVAYGPLAAKPTLAGTYSVLATVAADDNFNGKTSVAYNFTIGKAESTITATGTTSFTYSGSPQGPASADVTGSTGPVTYSYSGTGSTSYGLSATAPTNAGTYVVTATVVVDANYNGATSDGYAFTIGKAASVTTVTITGAPFTYSGSAITPASVTVTGAGGLSLTPTVDYANNINAGTATASYTYAGDANHEGSSDSKSFTIGKAASTTVVAITGAPFTYAGSAITPASVTVTGAGGLSLTPDPVYDNNINAGTATASYTYAGDANHTGSSDSKIFTIGQKSATVVADAKSKTYGDDNPALTAVASGAVPGGDAINYNLATTAVKLSSIGDYPITVTLGSNPNYNVTKTDNTLTVTKADLTVVNTDRSKVYGAVLTNADYAGSITGIQAGDDITITRASTGDAANATVAGSTYPIVGTLVDPDSRLANYTVTNPNGALTVTKADLTVVNTDRSKVYGVVLTNADYAGSITGIQAGDNITITRASTGDAANATVAGSTYPIVGTLVDPNGRLDNYNVTNPNGALTVTKADLTVVNTDRSKVYGAVLTNADYAGSITGIQAGDNITITRASTGDAANATVAGSTYPIVGTLVDPNGRLDNYNVTNPDGALTVTAKAASVVVDAKSKTYGEDNPTLTAVVSGTVNGDNLNYTLGTIAEKFSNVGAYPISITLGSNPNYIVTPTDALLIIGQKAISVTANDGQTKLYGNNDPVLTYQITSGSLVNGDALNGQLGRDGGENVGSYPINQGTLANSNYNITFTNANFTITPRSVVVTPNSGQGKKYGSSDPALLYGTNPALLPNGSTVNLNGSLMRSPGENVGNYSILQNNIVTANNPNYTITFTDGIMFAITPSSVTATVTMNKDSVQYSDVAIFTATIAGGAPLLSGGPQAATSATFYVGTQPMGPANLTVNGKDLVATLSATLLETIADQMMPGSKTLRVNFNGINSNYDVPASVTSNVMLARENAIVNYSGVQFASTSGISSSTAIVTLAATIQDITAIIDNPKYDAYPGDIRKAKVRFMNMDSNTPITDWLPVALINSTDLKTGTVMFDWTTNIGSNDALQFTLGVQVDGYYVGTSDNTIVTVAKPLDNFVTGGGNLLLTNAVSGTKDGDIGSKLNFGFNVKYDASKNELKGHFNAIIFRTEDQWGHKCMPNHGMLHQFKIDGDDMISLAVVPATATSPAMATFTGKLDIRDNQHSNILFANGATVMVTMTDYGQPGKNDRLGITVWNPDGSLLFSSNWGLIRTAEQKLNDGNLEIHSKVVFKTGSIQPTVTLVATPTSGVKGTPITFNVTVKGSKNMPTGSVTFKDNETGTVLTTVLLSNGTATFTTSSLGVGPHNVDAYYGGNNTYSSADDDAMIEITMPLNSSAFNSEHPDPIELNVYPNPFGSHLFFKLQTPEDAHALLEIFDISGRKIAVAFDQVVSGNQLYAIDYAPAGNVATGMLIYRLTVGQKVYMGKVIYQPR comes from the coding sequence ATGAAAACACAAGTCTACTCGTCATCGCCCAAAAGAAAACAGACATTTCTGATAAGTTTTCTGGTAATGCTGTTTTGTGCCCTGTGTAGCACTAATCTTTATGCGCAGGATCAGGAAGCGTATGTGGAAACCGATGCACCGGACTATGCACCGGGATCAACGGTACTAATAGCCGGAGAGTATTGGACCCCCGGTGAAACAGTTTACCTGAAAGTGACCCACCTCTCGCCACTGCCCGTACCTGACGTGACAGGCGTAACCCCCAACCCTTATGATGCATGGACCGTTATTGCTGATGCAAACGGTGAAGTCCATGCTACCTGGTATGTAAATGATTTTGAAGCCGGTGCTCAGCTCCAACTGGAAGCTTATACAGCTTCGGGTTATGATTACAGGGTGTTTTTTACGGATGGAGCAGGTAAAACAAATTATTACCCATCTTCATATATTAATTTCTCAGGTGAAAATTCTTATTGTAAAGATGCTACAGCATCACCTCTTAGTATATCTTGGAATAATACAGCTTGTACTTATGCACCTGGAAATAAAGATACATATCTTCCTATAATAATTACATGGTATAAGAATACGACTAATTCTACAACTGACGGAACAGCTGTAGCTATAGATAATACTAAAACTGCGAGCACAACCTCTGCAACCTATACACCACCTACAAATGCAGTAGGAACTTTGTATTATTATGTAACAGTTTCCTGGAGTGGTGGAAACTCTGGAAATGGTTGTTCAGCGTTAGGTGCTATTACCAGTGGAATACAAACTATTACGATTAATACTACGCCTTCAATAACAACTCAACCGAATTCTACCACTATAACTTATGGTGCAAACACAAGCTTCACGGTAGCAGCATCTGGAACAACACCCCTTTCCTATAAATGGCAGGTAAATACTGGTAGTGGATTTACTGACATATCTAACGGTGGTGTTTATTCTGGTGCAACTAGTGTAACCTTAACCCTTACTAAGCCTGCCGTTGCGATGAGTGGTTACCAATATCGGTGTGTGGTTAGTAATATTTGTGGTAGTGTGACGAGTAATGCTGCGGCATTGACGGTAAATAAAGCCGAATCAACAATCACAGCAACCGGACCGACATCATTTACCTATAGTGGTTCACCACAAGGTCCTGATGGTTCATCGGTTACAGGTTCGACCGGAACGGTGACTTTCAGTTACATCGGTATGAGCAATGGTTCAGTAGCCTATGGCCCATTAGCAGCTAAGCCTACCCTTGCAGGTACATACAGTGTATTGGCAACAGTTGCTGCCGACGATAACTTCAACGGTAAAACTTCAGTAGCTTATAATTTCACTATTGGAAAAGCCGAATCAACAATCACAGCAACCGGAACGACATCATTTACCTATAGTGGTTCACCACAAGGCCCTGCTTCTGCTGATGTTACAGGATCAACAGGTCCTGTAACTTATAGCTATTCCGGTACAGGTTCTACTTCATATGGTCTTTCGGCGACGGCTCCTACTAATGCTGGAACTTATGTGGTTACAGCAACTGTTGTGGTAGATGCGAACTATAATGGAGCGACTTCAGATGGTTATGCATTTACTATAGGTAAAGCCGCTTCTGTTACTACAGTAACAATTACAGGTGCTCCGTTTACTTATAGCGGTTCTGCAATTACCCCGGCTTCGGTTACTGTAACAGGTGCAGGAGGTTTGAGTCTGACACCGACTGTGGATTATGCCAATAATATCAATGCAGGTACAGCCACTGCCAGTTACACTTATGCCGGCGATGCGAACCATGAAGGTAGTAGCGATAGTAAGAGCTTTACTATCGGAAAAGCGGCTTCTACAACTGTAGTTGCCATCACGGGTGCTCCGTTTACCTATGCCGGTTCTGCAATTACACCGGCTTCGGTTACTGTAACAGGTGCAGGCGGTCTGAGCCTGACTCCAGATCCTGTTTATGACAACAATATCAATGCGGGTACAGCCACTGCTAGTTATACCTACGCTGGCGATGCTAACCATACGGGAAGCAGCGATAGCAAAATCTTTACGATTGGTCAGAAATCCGCAACCGTAGTTGCAGACGCCAAGAGTAAAACCTACGGGGATGACAATCCGGCCTTGACAGCAGTAGCAAGCGGTGCGGTACCGGGAGGCGATGCGATTAACTATAACCTTGCAACGACAGCGGTTAAACTCTCGAGTATTGGCGATTACCCGATCACGGTAACCCTGGGCAGTAACCCGAACTATAACGTTACCAAGACAGATAATACCCTGACCGTTACCAAAGCGGATCTGACCGTTGTCAATACCGACCGTTCGAAAGTATATGGTGCAGTGTTGACCAATGCGGACTATGCCGGAAGTATCACGGGCATCCAGGCCGGTGATGACATCACCATCACTCGCGCTAGTACCGGGGATGCAGCCAATGCAACCGTAGCCGGTTCTACCTATCCGATTGTAGGAACTTTGGTTGACCCGGATAGCAGACTGGCAAACTATACCGTTACCAATCCGAACGGTGCCCTGACCGTTACCAAAGCAGACCTGACTGTCGTCAATACCGACCGTTCGAAAGTATATGGTGTCGTGTTGACCAATGCGGACTATGCCGGAAGTATCACGGGCATCCAGGCCGGTGATAACATCACCATCACTCGCGCCAGTACCGGGGATGCAGCCAATGCAACCGTAGCCGGTTCTACCTATCCGATTGTAGGAACTTTGGTTGACCCTAACGGAAGACTGGATAACTACAACGTTACCAATCCGAACGGTGCCCTGACCGTTACCAAAGCGGATCTGACCGTTGTCAATACCGACCGTTCGAAAGTATATGGTGCAGTGTTGACCAATGCGGACTATGCCGGAAGTATCACGGGCATCCAGGCCGGTGATAACATCACCATCACTCGCGCTAGTACCGGGGATGCAGCCAATGCAACCGTAGCCGGTTCTACCTATCCGATTGTCGGAACTTTGGTTGATCCTAACGGAAGACTGGATAACTACAACGTTACCAATCCTGATGGTGCGTTGACTGTGACGGCCAAAGCAGCTTCTGTCGTTGTAGATGCCAAGAGCAAGACCTATGGAGAAGACAATCCGACCTTGACAGCCGTAGTAAGCGGCACCGTCAACGGAGATAATCTGAATTACACGTTGGGTACAATCGCCGAGAAGTTCTCAAATGTAGGTGCTTATCCTATATCAATTACTTTAGGGTCGAATCCAAACTATATCGTAACTCCGACTGATGCTTTATTGATCATTGGACAGAAGGCTATTTCTGTAACTGCGAATGACGGGCAGACCAAACTTTATGGAAATAATGATCCTGTATTAACTTATCAGATTACCTCTGGTAGTCTGGTGAATGGAGATGCTTTGAATGGTCAGTTAGGTAGAGACGGAGGAGAAAATGTTGGAAGTTATCCTATTAATCAGGGGACATTGGCAAATAGCAACTACAACATTACATTTACCAATGCAAACTTTACAATTACGCCTCGTTCGGTTGTGGTTACTCCAAATTCAGGGCAGGGAAAAAAATATGGTTCTTCAGATCCTGCATTATTGTATGGTACAAATCCTGCATTATTGCCAAATGGAAGTACTGTAAATCTGAATGGATCATTAATGCGTAGTCCTGGTGAAAATGTAGGTAACTATTCCATTTTGCAGAATAATATTGTAACTGCAAATAATCCAAACTATACTATCACATTTACCGATGGAATCATGTTTGCAATTACTCCGTCTTCTGTGACTGCTACAGTTACTATGAATAAGGATTCAGTCCAATATAGCGATGTCGCTATTTTTACTGCTACGATAGCTGGTGGCGCTCCGTTATTGAGCGGCGGACCTCAGGCAGCAACCTCTGCAACGTTCTATGTGGGAACACAGCCTATGGGTCCTGCTAATCTGACTGTGAATGGGAAAGATCTGGTAGCCACACTGTCAGCAACGTTGCTGGAAACAATAGCAGACCAGATGATGCCTGGAAGTAAAACTCTGAGGGTGAACTTCAACGGCATTAATAGCAATTATGATGTTCCTGCTTCGGTAACGTCTAATGTGATGCTTGCTCGTGAAAATGCGATTGTTAACTATTCTGGAGTACAGTTTGCTTCAACTTCCGGCATTTCAAGTTCTACGGCCATAGTGACATTGGCTGCTACTATTCAGGATATTACGGCGATTATTGACAATCCGAAGTATGATGCGTATCCGGGTGATATTCGGAAAGCAAAAGTAAGATTCATGAATATGGATTCCAATACTCCGATTACGGATTGGTTGCCAGTAGCACTAATAAATAGTACAGATTTAAAAACAGGTACTGTGATGTTTGATTGGACCACTAATATAGGAAGTAATGATGCGTTGCAGTTTACACTAGGGGTTCAGGTGGATGGCTATTATGTAGGAACGTCAGACAATACTATCGTAACTGTTGCTAAACCTTTGGATAATTTTGTTACCGGTGGTGGTAATTTGCTTTTGACGAATGCAGTTTCAGGAACAAAAGACGGAGATATAGGTTCTAAATTGAACTTTGGTTTTAATGTAAAATACGATGCGTCGAAGAATGAACTGAAGGGTCATTTTAATGCGATTATTTTCAGAACTGAAGATCAATGGGGACATAAATGTATGCCAAATCATGGGATGTTACACCAATTTAAAATTGACGGTGATGACATGATTTCGCTTGCCGTAGTTCCTGCAACAGCAACAAGTCCGGCGATGGCAACTTTTACGGGTAAACTTGATATCAGAGATAATCAACATTCGAATATCTTGTTTGCAAATGGAGCTACAGTTATGGTTACCATGACTGATTATGGACAACCTGGTAAAAATGACAGACTTGGAATTACTGTATGGAACCCAGATGGCAGCTTGTTGTTTTCATCTAACTGGGGATTGATACGTACTGCTGAACAAAAATTGAACGATGGAAATCTTGAAATTCACAGCAAGGTCGTATTCAAGACAGGGTCTATTCAGCCAACTGTAACTTTGGTAGCTACACCTACATCAGGAGTGAAAGGGACTCCGATAACATTTAATGTTACGGTCAAAGGAAGCAAAAATATGCCAACAGGATCTGTTACGTTCAAAGACAATGAAACAGGAACTGTCTTGACTACTGTTTTGCTTAGTAATGGCACAGCTACATTTACAACTTCGAGTTTAGGGGTAGGGCCTCATAATGTAGATGCTTATTATGGTGGCAATAATACATATTCAAGTGCAGATGATGATGCGATGATTGAAATTACTATGCCGTTAAACTCTTCGGCTTTCAATTCAGAACATCCAGATCCAATTGAGTTAAATGTTTATCCGAATCCATTCGGATCTCATCTGTTCTTTAAATTACAAACGCCTGAAGATGCTCATGCATTGTTGGAAATATTTGATATCAGCGGACGAAAAATTGCAGTAGCATTTGATCAGGTTGTCAGTGGAAATCAGTTGTATGCCATTGATTATGCTCCTGCCGGTAATGTGGCTACGGGTATGTTGATCTACCGGTTAACGGTCGGACAGAAGGTTTATATGGGGAAGGTTATTTACCAACCCCGGTAG
- the upp gene encoding uracil phosphoribosyltransferase yields the protein MQINNLSEENSLLNQFLKEIRNVEIQQDSLRFRRNIERIGEIMAYEISKRMTYETENVKTQLGVAPINLPTEQVVLGTILRAGLPFHNGFLNYFDHAENAFVSAYRKYKDALKFDIFIEYIASPSLDGKTLIVTDPMLATGSSMELAVGALHTKGKPAHIHIATIIASQPAIDYIQSNLTADNITVWTAAIDPELNSHSYIIPGLGDAGDLAFGQKL from the coding sequence ATGCAAATTAACAATTTATCAGAAGAAAACTCGCTTCTCAATCAGTTCCTGAAAGAGATACGAAATGTTGAAATACAACAAGATAGCTTACGCTTCAGACGCAACATCGAACGCATTGGCGAAATAATGGCATACGAAATCAGTAAAAGAATGACGTATGAAACCGAAAATGTAAAAACTCAACTTGGTGTCGCTCCCATTAACCTACCAACCGAACAAGTTGTATTAGGAACCATACTGAGAGCCGGTTTGCCTTTTCACAATGGCTTTTTGAACTATTTCGACCATGCCGAAAATGCTTTTGTTTCTGCTTATCGAAAATATAAAGACGCTCTCAAATTCGATATTTTTATTGAATATATTGCATCACCTTCTCTTGACGGCAAAACGTTGATTGTTACCGATCCCATGCTGGCAACCGGCAGTTCGATGGAACTTGCTGTTGGTGCTTTGCATACCAAAGGAAAGCCGGCACATATTCACATTGCTACTATAATTGCCAGCCAGCCGGCCATCGACTATATTCAGTCGAATCTTACTGCAGATAATATCACCGTGTGGACTGCAGCAATTGATCCGGAACTGAACAGCCACTCTTATATTATTCCGGGACTGGGCGATGCCGGAGATTTGGCATTCGGTCAAAAATTATAA